In Astatotilapia calliptera chromosome 20, fAstCal1.2, whole genome shotgun sequence, one genomic interval encodes:
- the esyt1a gene encoding extended synaptotagmin-1 — protein MPTADAEPGIGTEPLAPVSENQPQGERAVSVLWSFGKCLGALLPVYLAGYYGLSVSIVLFGLVIYMGWKHGRQEKVMRLKSAMYLLENEREFTTQTVFRAKRDLPPWVNFPDVEKVEWVNKILQQAWPFIGQYLEKLLVEIIAPAIRTSSIHLQTLSFTKVNIGDKALKVAGVKAHTENDKRQVMLDLYLSYAGDVEINVEIKKYFCKAGVKGVQLHGMLRVILEPLIGNIPLVGAVTMFFIRRPKLDINWTGLTNLLDIPGLNAMSDTMIMDAIASHLVLPNRLTIPLVADLHVAQLRSPLPRGVVRIHLLEAEDLTAKDTVIKGLIDGKSDPYAVLRVGTQIFTSHHVDSNLNPQWREMYEVIVHEVPGQELEVEVFDKDPDQDDFLGRVKIDLDIVKKARVVDDWFDLRDVTSGSVHLRLEWLSLLSSADRLSEVIAKNQNLTSKVAEPPSAAILAVYLDQAYQLPMRKGNKDPSPMVQISVQDKTKESKTCYGTTSPVWEDAFTFFIKDPHKQNIDIQVKDDDRALSLGSLKIPLARLVGMPELTMDQWFQLENSGSASRIFIKIVLRVLWLSDDASPTTPSPRPTDPGSTSSQGGTTSNQNPSGPGGLTKPQPTRPQHTTPDPEFGTEGVLRIHLMEAQNLIAKDNFMGGMMKGKSDPYVKIRVGGITFRSHTIKENLNPVWNELYEVILTQLPGQEIQFELFDKDIDQDDFLGRFKLSLRDIISARYTDTWYTLNDVKSGRVHLMLEWLPRVSDLSRLEQILQYQSLQSFQNKVVPSAALVFVYVERAHGLPLKKNGKEPKVGAEIILKNVSYKTKVSERSTSPRWDEGFHFLTSDPRSEILTVKLSHSWGQALGSLTLPLKEVLAETDLVLDRWLNLDGALPESQILLMVILKILDTQLAVCRGAVGEGGVDGVIPKWDPSHLDLRHRPGFSMVSDNPNSAGQVKLTIGYSMEENRLFITVHSCRALVARSKDGADPYVSFILLPDKKATTKRKTATKKKDLSPEFNERFDFDLSVEESSQRRLDLSVKNSVSFISRERELIGKLQLDLDQIDLKTGVTQWYDLAAETN, from the exons ATGCCAACCGCGGATGCAGAGCCGGGCATCGGCACGGAGCCTCTAGCCCCGGTCTCAGAGAACCAACCCCAGGGTGAACGCGCAGTGAGTGTGCTGTGGTCGTTTGGGAAATGCCTGGGTGCTCTGCTACCAGTGTACCTGGCCGGATATTACGGCCTCAGCGTCAGCATTGTTCTATTCGGTCTGGTGATCTACATGGGATGGAAACACGGGCGACAAGAGAAAGTGATGAGGCTCAAGTCTGCCATGTACCTCCTGGAGAACGAGAGGGAATTCACCACTCAAACGGTTTTCAGAGCCAAAAGAGATTTGCCTCCCTGG GTCAACTTTCCAGATGTGGAAAAAGTTGAGTGGGTCAATAAG ATCCTGCAGCAGGCTTGGCCCTTTATTGGCCAGTATCTGGAGAAGTTACTTGTGGAAATCATTGCTCCTGCCATCCGTACTTCTAGCATTCATCTGCAGACTCTGAGCTTCACCAAGGTTAACATAGGCGACAAG GCGCTGAAGGTGGCTGGCGTAAAGGCTCATACGGAAAATGATAAGAGACAAGTTATGTTGGATTTGTACTTAAG CTATGCCGGTGATGTTGAGATCAATGTTGAAATCAAAAAGTACTTTTGCAAAGCTGGAGTAAAAGGAGTCCAG CTTCACGGGATGCTGCGTGTGATCCTCGAGCCTCTGATTGGAAACATACCGCTGGTTGGAGCTGTCACAATGTTCTTCATTCGCAGGcct AAACTGGACATCAACTGGACCGGACTTACCAACCTCTTGGATATCCCTGGATTGAA TGCCATGTCGGACACTATGATAATGGATGCAATTGCCTCCCACCTGGTGCTCCCCAATCGTCTCACTATTCCCTTGGTGGCCGACCTGCACGTTGCGCAACTCCGCTCCCCTCTCCCAAGG GGAGTTGTGCGTATTCACCTGCTGGAGGCTGAGGACCTGACCGCCAAGGACACGGTCATCAAGGGCTTAATCGATGGGAAGTCAGACCCATACGCTGTGCTGCGTGTTGGAACCCAGATTTTCACCTCTCATCACGTCGACAGCAACCTGAACCCGCAGTGGAGGGAGATGTATGAG gTGATTGTCCATGAAGTACCTGGTCAGGAGTTGGAAGTGGAAGTATTTGACAAAGACCCAGACCAGGATGACTTCCTGGGGAG GGTCAAAATTGATCTTGATATTGTAAAGAAGGCCAGAGTTGTGGATGAT TGGTTCGATCTGAGGGACGTCACATCTGGCAGTGTTCACCTCCGGCTTGAGTGGCTTTCTCTGCTGTCTTCTGCTGACAGACTGAGTGAG GTGATTGCGAAGAACCAGAATTTGACCAGTAAGGTGGCTGAACCTCCGTCTGCTGCCATCCTAGCTGTCTATCTCGATCAGGCTTATCAGCTGCCT ATGAGAAAAGGTAATAAGGACCCAAGCCCGATGGTACAGATTTCTGTTCAGGATAAAACTAAAGAGAGCAAG ACTTGCTACGGTACAACCAGCCCAGTGTGGGAAGATGCTTTTACCTTCTTCATTAAGGAtcctcacaaacaaaatatCGACATTCAG GTCAAAGATGACGACCGAGCTCTGTCCTTGGGCAGTCTAAAAATCCCTCTGGCCCGTCTTGTCGGGATGCCCGAGCTCACCATGGATCAGTGGTTCCAGTTGGAGAATTCGGGTTCAGCCAGCCGCATCTTCATCAAAATTGTGCTGAGG GTTTTGTGGCTAAGTGATGATGCCAGTCCTACAACTCCTTCTCCTCGCCCCACAGACCCTGGGTCTACATCAAGTCAGGGGGGAACTACATCAAACCAGAACCCTTCAGGACCCGGTGGGTTGACTAAACCTCAGCCAACACGACCACAGCACACCACCCCCGATCCAGAGTTTGGAACTGAG GGAGTGTTGCGAATCCATCTGATGGAGGCCCAAAACCTGATTGCCAAAGACAACTTTATGGGTGGCATGATGAAGGGGAAGAGCGACCCCTACGTGAAGATTCGTGTCGGTGGTATAACCTTCCGCAGCCACACCATCAAAGAGAACCTCAACCCTGTCTGGAACGAACTCTATGAG gtTATTTTGACCCAGCTTCCAGGTCAAGAAATCCAGTTTGAGTTGTTTGATAAGGACATTGATCAGGATGACTTCCTGGGAAG GTTCAAACTTAGCCTACGAGACATCATCAGCGCACGATACACCGATACG TGGTACACTCTAAATGATGTGAAGTCTGGTCGAGTTCACCTAATGCTGGAGTGGCTGCCGAGGGTCTCTGACCTCTCCAGACTGGAGCAG ATCCTGCAGTACCAGTCCCTGCAGTCTTTCCAAAACAAGGTGGTGCCGTCAGCCGCTCTGGTGTTCGTGTACGTGGAGCGTGCCCACGGCCTTCCG CTGAAGAAGAATGGAAAGGAGCCAAAAGTTGGAGCCGAGATTATccttaaaaatgtttcatacaAAACCAAG gtCTCTGAGCGATCCACGTCCCCTCGATGGGATGAAGGCTTTCACTTTTTGACTAGTGACCCCAGAAGTGAAATACTCACGGTCAAG CTTTCCCACAGCTGGGGCCAGGCTCTCGGCTCTTTGACACTTCCTCTGAAGGAGGTGCTGGCTGAGACAGACTTGGTTCTGGACCGCTGGCTCAATCTGGATGGAGCGCTGCCAGAGAGCCAGATACTGTTGATGGTCATACTGAAG ATCCTGGACACTCAGCTGGCAGTGTGTCGTGGGGCTGTAGGGGAGGGAGGTGTCGATGGCGTCATCCCTAAATGGGATCCTTCTCATCTGGACCTCAGACACAGACCTGGATTCTCCAT GGTGAGTGACAACCCAAACTCAGCAGGACAGGTGAAGCTTACCATCGGTTACTCCATGGAGGAAAACCGGCTTTTCATCACTGTTCACTCCTGCAG AGCATTGGTAGCGCGTTCCAAGGATGGCGCAGACCCGTATGTTTCCTTCATCCTGTTGCCTGACAAGAAGGCTACCACCAAGAGGAAAACTGCGACCAAGAAGAAAGACCTCAGCCCAGAATTTAATGAGAG GTTTGACTTTGACTTATCAGTCGAGGAATCCTCTCAGAGAAGACTGGACCTGTCTGTGAagaacagtgtctctttcatcAGCCGAGAGAGGGAGCTTATCGGCAAG TTGCAGCTGGACCTGGACCAAATTGACCTCAAGACGGGTGTCACACAGTG gtACGACTTGGCAGCAGAGACCAACTAA